A genomic segment from Blastococcus sp. PRF04-17 encodes:
- a CDS encoding UDP-N-acetylmuramoyl-L-alanyl-D-glutamate--2,6-diaminopimelate ligase, protein MTTTAPTRLAELADLIGVPADDRASDVAVTGVTLASQEVRPGDLYAALPGARTHGINHVDDALARGAVAVLTDETGRLALAPRHPEVPVCVVADPRAVLGRVADRVYGEPSRELAVIGITGTNGKTTTAYLVEAGLAAAGHGTGLIGTVATRTRVRDADGVLATRTLPSVRTTPEAPALHALLRGMVDSGVSAVVMEVSSHALVLGRVEGVRFAAAGFTNLGRDHLDFHADLEDYFRAKALLFDGRAAVELITVDDDAGRRLAAQRRDAGTVSLTASADWSADGVAATADGGSTFTVHGPDGRSWPARIRLPGRFNVANAVLAVALLDAIGVPVEAALTGLADTVVPGRMEPVDAGQPFVAVVDYAHTPDAVRTALQALRAITAGRLITVLGCGGDRDPGKRPAMGTAAAQLSDVLVVTDDNPRSEDPAAIRAAVLAGVSGVPEADRAEVVEVGDRRAAIAAAVRLAGPGDTLLLAGKGHETGQEIAGTVHPFDDREVLREIIGDVCAPQGTRA, encoded by the coding sequence GTGACCACGACCGCGCCGACGAGGCTGGCCGAACTGGCCGATCTCATCGGGGTGCCGGCGGATGACAGGGCGAGCGACGTGGCGGTCACGGGCGTCACGCTGGCCTCGCAGGAGGTCCGCCCCGGCGACCTGTACGCCGCGCTGCCCGGCGCCCGCACCCATGGCATCAACCACGTCGACGACGCCCTCGCCCGCGGCGCGGTGGCGGTGCTGACCGACGAGACCGGGCGGCTGGCACTCGCGCCGCGGCACCCGGAGGTACCGGTGTGCGTCGTCGCCGATCCTCGCGCCGTGCTGGGCCGCGTGGCCGACCGCGTCTACGGCGAGCCCAGCCGTGAACTCGCCGTCATCGGCATCACCGGCACCAACGGCAAGACCACCACCGCCTACCTCGTCGAGGCCGGCCTGGCCGCGGCCGGGCACGGAACCGGGCTCATCGGCACGGTCGCGACCCGCACCCGGGTGCGGGACGCCGACGGGGTCCTCGCCACCAGGACGCTGCCGAGCGTGCGCACGACTCCCGAGGCGCCGGCGCTGCACGCCCTGCTGCGGGGCATGGTGGACTCCGGGGTCTCGGCCGTGGTCATGGAGGTGTCCAGCCACGCGCTCGTCCTGGGGCGCGTCGAAGGAGTCCGGTTCGCCGCGGCGGGCTTCACCAACCTGGGGCGGGATCACCTGGACTTCCACGCCGACCTGGAGGACTACTTCCGGGCCAAGGCGCTGCTCTTCGACGGCCGGGCGGCCGTCGAGCTGATCACCGTGGACGACGACGCCGGCCGGCGTCTGGCCGCGCAGCGGCGCGACGCCGGCACCGTGTCGCTCACCGCCTCCGCGGACTGGTCGGCCGACGGTGTCGCGGCGACAGCGGACGGCGGGTCGACGTTCACGGTGCACGGTCCCGACGGGCGCTCCTGGCCCGCCCGCATCCGGCTGCCCGGGCGGTTCAACGTGGCCAACGCCGTGCTGGCGGTCGCCCTGCTGGATGCGATCGGGGTGCCGGTCGAGGCGGCGCTGACGGGGCTCGCGGACACCGTCGTGCCGGGCCGGATGGAGCCGGTCGACGCCGGTCAGCCGTTCGTCGCCGTCGTGGACTACGCCCACACCCCTGACGCCGTCCGCACCGCCCTGCAGGCGCTCCGCGCAATCACCGCGGGCCGGCTGATCACCGTGCTGGGCTGCGGCGGCGACCGCGATCCGGGGAAACGGCCCGCGATGGGCACCGCCGCGGCCCAGCTCAGCGATGTCCTGGTCGTGACCGACGACAATCCGCGTTCCGAGGATCCCGCCGCCATCCGGGCGGCCGTGCTGGCCGGCGTCTCCGGCGTGCCCGAGGCCGACCGTGCCGAGGTGGTCGAGGTCGGCGACCGGCGGGCGGCGATCGCCGCCGCCGTGCGGCTGGCCGGGCCCGGCGACACGCTCCTGCTCGCCGGCAAGGGGCACGAGACGGGGCAGGAGATCGCCGGCACCGTGCACCCGTTCGACGACCGCGAGGTCCTGCGCGAAATCATCGGCGACGTCTGCGCGCCCCAGGGGACGCGGGCATGA
- a CDS encoding peptidoglycan D,D-transpeptidase FtsI family protein, translating into MARRPGPHGGAPGPFTSRRAPGSRRSGAGLSMDQRGLRNRWGLAFMITLLVLVVAKLGVLQGVDGAEYANAAEQDRLRTYPIAALRGAVLDRDGNPFAYTVAASRVVADPTVVGDPEATAEALAPLLGVAVEELEDKLDRDSRYVILAAQVPPEVTDAIDELGLAGLVYEDDPVRLYPAGAVGGQVVGFVGREGAGLAGIEQTFDDELAGSPGQRRVEVGSGGNPIPSGIDESTPATDGSSVNLTLDQDLQYVMEERLGEACADGATTRASAVALDVATGEVVAMGSCPGYDPGAYSSTDPALLGNPIVSSVFEPGSVMKAVTLSAALEEGVATPDTVLTVDGHIEAGDRMVTDAHDHEPIDWTVTGILAKSSNVGTIMLAREIGDEKLEHYLRAFGVGSRTGIELPGESAGILQGSDDWSRVRAANVAIGQGVSLTTLQMASIYQAIANGGVRVEPRVVASVTGPDGRVREAPAPERTRVISEATADDMAYMLEAVVGDGGTAPLGEIEGFRVAGKTGTAQRANPECNCYAGGGYVTTFVGFAPADDPQYVVAVDLERPTSDAEGGQVAAPVFADIMRYALTADGVVPSGAPRPDFVLTAP; encoded by the coding sequence GTGGCGCGCCGGCCCGGGCCGCACGGCGGCGCGCCGGGCCCGTTCACCTCCCGCCGGGCCCCGGGCAGCCGGCGCAGCGGTGCCGGCCTGTCCATGGACCAGCGCGGTCTGCGCAACCGCTGGGGTCTCGCGTTCATGATCACGCTGCTGGTGCTCGTGGTCGCCAAGCTCGGCGTGCTCCAGGGCGTGGACGGCGCGGAGTACGCCAACGCCGCCGAGCAGGACCGGCTGCGCACCTATCCCATCGCCGCGCTGCGCGGCGCCGTGCTCGACCGCGACGGCAACCCCTTCGCCTACACCGTGGCCGCCTCCAGGGTCGTGGCCGACCCGACGGTCGTCGGCGACCCGGAGGCGACAGCCGAGGCGCTCGCCCCCCTCCTCGGCGTCGCGGTCGAGGAGCTCGAGGACAAGCTGGACCGGGACAGCCGCTACGTCATCCTCGCCGCGCAGGTGCCTCCGGAGGTCACCGACGCCATCGACGAGCTCGGGTTGGCCGGCCTGGTGTACGAGGACGACCCGGTTCGGCTCTACCCGGCCGGCGCCGTCGGCGGTCAGGTCGTGGGCTTCGTCGGCCGGGAGGGCGCCGGGCTGGCCGGGATCGAGCAGACCTTCGACGACGAGCTGGCCGGCAGCCCGGGGCAGCGCCGCGTCGAGGTCGGCAGCGGGGGCAATCCGATCCCGTCGGGCATCGACGAGTCGACCCCCGCCACGGACGGCAGTTCGGTGAACCTCACGCTCGACCAGGACCTCCAGTACGTGATGGAGGAGCGACTGGGCGAGGCCTGCGCGGACGGCGCCACGACGCGCGCCTCCGCCGTCGCCCTCGACGTCGCCACCGGCGAGGTCGTCGCGATGGGGTCCTGCCCCGGCTACGACCCCGGCGCCTACTCGTCCACCGACCCCGCGCTGCTCGGCAACCCGATCGTCTCCAGCGTCTTCGAGCCCGGTTCGGTCATGAAGGCGGTCACGCTGTCCGCCGCACTCGAGGAGGGCGTCGCCACCCCGGACACGGTGCTCACCGTCGACGGCCACATCGAGGCCGGTGATCGGATGGTGACCGACGCGCACGACCACGAGCCGATCGACTGGACCGTCACGGGCATCCTCGCCAAGTCCAGCAACGTCGGGACGATCATGCTGGCCCGCGAGATCGGCGACGAGAAGCTGGAGCACTACCTCCGTGCGTTCGGCGTCGGCAGCCGCACCGGGATCGAGCTGCCGGGCGAGAGCGCCGGCATCCTGCAGGGTTCCGACGACTGGAGCCGCGTGCGGGCCGCCAACGTGGCCATCGGCCAGGGCGTGTCGCTGACGACGCTGCAGATGGCCTCGATCTACCAGGCGATCGCCAACGGCGGGGTGCGCGTCGAGCCGCGCGTCGTGGCCTCCGTCACCGGCCCCGACGGGCGGGTCCGCGAGGCGCCGGCACCGGAGCGCACGCGGGTGATCAGCGAGGCCACGGCCGACGACATGGCCTACATGCTCGAAGCCGTCGTGGGGGACGGCGGTACCGCACCGCTCGGCGAGATCGAGGGCTTCCGGGTCGCCGGCAAGACCGGTACCGCGCAGCGGGCCAATCCGGAGTGCAACTGCTACGCCGGCGGCGGCTACGTGACCACCTTCGTCGGGTTCGCCCCCGCCGACGACCCGCAGTACGTCGTCGCCGTGGACCTCGAGCGGCCCACCAGCGACGCCGAAGGGGGTCAGGTGGCCGCGCCGGTCTTCGCCGACATCATGCGGTACGCCCTCACCGCCGACGGGGTCGTCCCGTCCGGCGCCCCGCGGCCGGACTTCGTGCTCACCGCACCCTGA